A region of Macaca thibetana thibetana isolate TM-01 chromosome 20, ASM2454274v1, whole genome shotgun sequence DNA encodes the following proteins:
- the DDX19B gene encoding ATP-dependent RNA helicase DDX19B isoform X8 — protein sequence MGFNRPSKIQENALPLMLAEPPQNLIAQSQSGTGKTAAFVLAMLSQVEPANKYPQCLCLSPTYELALQTGKVIEQMGKFYPELKLAYAVRGNKLERGQKISEQIVIGTPGTVLDWCSKLKFIDPKKIKVFVLDEADVMIATQGHQDQSIRIQRMLPRNCQMLLFSATFEDSVWKFAQKVVPDPNIIKLKREEETLDTIKQYYVLCSSRDEKFQALCNLYGAITIAQAMIFCHTRKTASWLAAELSKEGHQVALLSGEMMVEQRAAVIERFREGKEKVLVTTNVCARGIDVEQVSVVINFDLPVDKDGNPDNETYLHRIGRTGRFGKRGLAVNMVDSKHSMNILNRIQEHFNKKIERLDTDDLDEIEKIAN from the exons CCCACAGAACTTAATTGCCCAATCTCAGTCTGGTACTGGTAAAACAGCTGCCTTCGTGCTGGCCATGCTTAGCCAAGTAGAACCTGCAAACAAATACCCCCAG TGTCTATGCCTCTCCCCAACGTATGAGCTCGCCCTCCAAACAGGAAAAGTGATTGAACAAATGGGCAAATTTTACCCTGAACTGAAGCTAGCTTATGCTGTTCGAGGCAATAAAT TGGAAAGAGGCCAGAAGATCAGCGAGCAGATTGTCATTGGCACCCCTGGGACCGTGCTGGACTGGTGCTCCAAGCTCAAGTTCATTGATCCCAAGAAAATCAAGGTGTTTGTTCTGGATGAAGCTGACGTCATGATAGCCACTCAGGGCCACCAGGATCAGAGCATCCGCATCCAGAG GATGCTGCCCAGGAACTGCCAGATGCTGCTTTTCTCTGCCACCTTTGAAGACTCTGTCTGGAAGTTTGCCCAGAAAGTGGTCCCAGACCCAAACATTATCAAACTGAAGCGGGAGGAAGAGACCCTGGACACCATCAAGCAGTACTATGTCCTGTGCAGCAGCAGAGACGAGAAGTTCCAGGCCTTGTGTAACCTCTATGGGGCCATCACCATTGCTCAAGCCATGATCTTCTGCCAT ACTCGCAAAACAGCTAGTTGGCTGGCAGCAGAGCTCTCAAAAGAAGGCCACCAGGTGGCTCTGCTGAGTGGGGAGATGATGGTGGAGCAGAGGGCTGCGGTGATTGAGCGCTTCCGAGAGGGCAAAGAGAAGGTTCTGGTGACCACCAACGTGTGTGCCCGCG GCATCGATGTTGAACAAGTGTCTGTCGTCATCAACTTTGATCTTCCCGTGGACAAGGACGGGAACCCTGACAACGAGACCTACCTGCACCGGATCGGGCGCACAGGCCGCTTTGGCAAGAGGGGCCTGGCAGTGAACATGGTGGACAGCAAGCACAGCATGAACATCCTGAACAGAATCCAGGAGCATTTTA ATAAGAAGATAGAACGATTGGACACGGATGATTTGGATGAGATTGAGAAAATAGCCAACTGA
- the DDX19B gene encoding ATP-dependent RNA helicase DDX19B isoform X9: MLSQVEPANKYPQCLCLSPTYELALQTGKVIEQMGKFYPELKLAYAVRGNKLERGQKISEQIVIGTPGTVLDWCSKLKFIDPKKIKVFVLDEADVMIATQGHQDQSIRIQRMLPRNCQMLLFSATFEDSVWKFAQKVVPDPNIIKLKREEETLDTIKQYYVLCSSRDEKFQALCNLYGAITIAQAMIFCHTRKTASWLAAELSKEGHQVALLSGEMMVEQRAAVIERFREGKEKVLVTTNVCARGIDVEQVSVVINFDLPVDKDGNPDNETYLHRIGRTGRFGKRGLAVNMVDSKHSMNILNRIQEHFNKKIERLDTDDLDEIEKIAN; encoded by the exons ATGCTTAGCCAAGTAGAACCTGCAAACAAATACCCCCAG TGTCTATGCCTCTCCCCAACGTATGAGCTCGCCCTCCAAACAGGAAAAGTGATTGAACAAATGGGCAAATTTTACCCTGAACTGAAGCTAGCTTATGCTGTTCGAGGCAATAAAT TGGAAAGAGGCCAGAAGATCAGCGAGCAGATTGTCATTGGCACCCCTGGGACCGTGCTGGACTGGTGCTCCAAGCTCAAGTTCATTGATCCCAAGAAAATCAAGGTGTTTGTTCTGGATGAAGCTGACGTCATGATAGCCACTCAGGGCCACCAGGATCAGAGCATCCGCATCCAGAG GATGCTGCCCAGGAACTGCCAGATGCTGCTTTTCTCTGCCACCTTTGAAGACTCTGTCTGGAAGTTTGCCCAGAAAGTGGTCCCAGACCCAAACATTATCAAACTGAAGCGGGAGGAAGAGACCCTGGACACCATCAAGCAGTACTATGTCCTGTGCAGCAGCAGAGACGAGAAGTTCCAGGCCTTGTGTAACCTCTATGGGGCCATCACCATTGCTCAAGCCATGATCTTCTGCCAT ACTCGCAAAACAGCTAGTTGGCTGGCAGCAGAGCTCTCAAAAGAAGGCCACCAGGTGGCTCTGCTGAGTGGGGAGATGATGGTGGAGCAGAGGGCTGCGGTGATTGAGCGCTTCCGAGAGGGCAAAGAGAAGGTTCTGGTGACCACCAACGTGTGTGCCCGCG GCATCGATGTTGAACAAGTGTCTGTCGTCATCAACTTTGATCTTCCCGTGGACAAGGACGGGAACCCTGACAACGAGACCTACCTGCACCGGATCGGGCGCACAGGCCGCTTTGGCAAGAGGGGCCTGGCAGTGAACATGGTGGACAGCAAGCACAGCATGAACATCCTGAACAGAATCCAGGAGCATTTTA ATAAGAAGATAGAACGATTGGACACGGATGATTTGGATGAGATTGAGAAAATAGCCAACTGA